The following proteins are co-located in the Spirosoma montaniterrae genome:
- a CDS encoding porin family protein — MKNAYQITLALFVIATSPTVAQVAIGLKAGPTFSGVARSSFGAQDSYRIGWQAGLFGDMPVGKSFYLQPALLLTSRGFNSKALLINGNTGEVVRPINYSLRPLYVEMPVLVVHKFDVSKSLRAYVGAGTYMAVGIGGRLLNDAPAIFGSSGLDAKFGRNALFSQFDLGGSLAVGFDIRQRWQLGLNYNAGLRSKSLSNRMFSVTAGMFVGKYR, encoded by the coding sequence ATGAAAAATGCTTACCAAATAACTCTGGCATTATTTGTCATAGCCACCTCGCCGACAGTTGCGCAGGTAGCAATCGGCCTGAAAGCTGGCCCTACGTTTAGTGGGGTAGCCCGCTCATCGTTCGGTGCTCAGGACTCGTATCGAATAGGCTGGCAGGCGGGGCTGTTTGGCGATATGCCCGTTGGGAAATCATTCTATCTGCAACCAGCGTTGTTGCTCACCAGCAGGGGCTTCAACTCGAAAGCATTGTTAATCAACGGGAATACGGGTGAAGTTGTGCGGCCAATCAATTACAGCCTGCGTCCGCTTTATGTAGAAATGCCTGTTCTGGTAGTCCATAAATTTGACGTCAGCAAGTCGTTGCGGGCTTACGTCGGCGCAGGAACATACATGGCGGTTGGTATTGGAGGCAGGCTGCTGAACGACGCGCCAGCGATATTCGGCAGTTCGGGTTTGGACGCTAAATTTGGCCGCAACGCACTGTTCAGCCAGTTTGATTTGGGTGGTAGTTTAGCGGTAGGTTTCGATATTCGCCAACGCTGGCAACTTGGCCTGAACTACAACGCAGGTTTACGAAGTAAGAGCTTAAGCAATCGGATGTTCAGCGTTACGGCGGGTATGTTTGTAGGGAAATACCGGTAG
- a CDS encoding dihydrolipoamide acetyltransferase family protein — translation MALINMVMPKMGESIMECTVIAWLKQPGDRIEADESILEVATDKVDTEVPALESGILKEILVNNGDVVAVGAPIARIETDVAAAGDTSSPTPTNDTEQLPVGIGDVANTGKDQPDLHEVSESVRELETSIAAMSSRAAPTPETAVADSVETVADSSVAFTDRFYSPLVLKIAKEEGINRDELDQIPGSGADNRVTKKDILAYLERNKEQDIQEVRQPETIQPPVTPTLPPTPSSPAPRSLNGQADIVQMDRMRKMIAQRMVESKQISPHVSSFVEADMTPVVQWRTRVKDQFKQQTGENLTYTPILVEAVVKAIKDFPMINVSVDGDSIIVKKAVNIGMAVALPNGNLIVPVIHNADQYNLVGLTKRVNDLTKRARENKLTADDLAGGTYTISNIGTFGNLMGTPIILQPQVAIMAFGAIVKKPAVIETPQGDFIGIRQLMFLSHSYDHRVVDGSLGGQFVRRVADYLEQFNPQGVLSGL, via the coding sequence ATGGCACTCATCAACATGGTTATGCCCAAAATGGGCGAAAGTATAATGGAATGTACGGTCATTGCCTGGCTCAAACAGCCCGGCGACCGAATCGAAGCCGATGAGTCGATACTGGAAGTGGCAACCGATAAGGTTGACACTGAAGTGCCGGCGTTGGAATCGGGCATTCTGAAAGAAATTTTAGTAAATAACGGCGACGTAGTAGCTGTCGGTGCTCCCATTGCCCGCATCGAAACCGACGTCGCTGCTGCGGGTGATACCTCCTCGCCCACCCCTACTAATGATACGGAGCAGTTGCCCGTTGGCATTGGCGACGTTGCCAACACAGGCAAAGATCAACCCGACCTGCATGAAGTATCGGAGTCGGTACGGGAGTTAGAAACCAGTATTGCGGCTATGAGCAGCCGGGCGGCCCCCACGCCCGAAACAGCCGTTGCCGATTCTGTTGAAACGGTAGCCGATTCGTCTGTTGCCTTCACTGACCGCTTTTATTCGCCGTTGGTGCTAAAGATTGCCAAAGAAGAGGGCATAAACCGCGACGAACTCGACCAAATTCCCGGTTCCGGTGCCGATAACCGGGTAACGAAGAAAGACATTCTGGCTTATCTGGAAAGGAATAAGGAGCAAGATATACAGGAAGTAAGGCAACCGGAAACCATCCAACCCCCTGTTACCCCCACATTACCCCCTACTCCTTCGTCCCCCGCACCTCGTTCGCTGAACGGTCAGGCCGACATTGTGCAGATGGACCGGATGCGGAAGATGATTGCGCAGCGAATGGTAGAATCGAAGCAGATTTCGCCCCACGTCAGTTCGTTCGTTGAAGCCGATATGACGCCGGTTGTACAGTGGCGCACCCGTGTGAAAGATCAGTTTAAGCAACAAACCGGCGAAAACCTGACCTACACGCCCATTCTGGTCGAAGCCGTTGTCAAGGCCATCAAAGATTTCCCGATGATTAACGTTTCGGTCGATGGTGATTCGATTATCGTGAAAAAGGCCGTGAATATCGGCATGGCTGTTGCCCTTCCCAACGGCAACCTGATTGTGCCGGTTATTCACAATGCGGACCAGTATAACCTTGTGGGCCTGACGAAGCGCGTGAACGATCTGACCAAACGCGCCCGCGAAAACAAACTTACCGCCGACGATCTGGCCGGTGGCACGTACACCATCTCGAACATCGGCACCTTCGGAAATCTGATGGGAACGCCTATTATTTTGCAGCCCCAGGTAGCCATCATGGCGTTCGGGGCCATTGTAAAAAAACCCGCCGTTATCGAAACCCCGCAGGGCGATTTTATCGGTATCCGGCAGTTGATGTTTCTTTCTCACTCCTACGACCACCGTGTAGTCGATGGTTCATTGGGCGGGCAGTTTGTTCGGCGCGTGGCCGATTATCTGGAGCAGTTTAACCCGCAAGGGGTTCTTAGTGGGTTGTAG
- a CDS encoding ATP-grasp domain-containing protein, translated as MKKIGILFGQENTFPQAFIDRVNEKQSEFPAEFVSIDRVEQGVATEYAVIIDRISQDVPFYKAFLKNAALTGTAVVNNPFWWAADEKFFNNALAVQIGVPVPKTILLPSKERPDDTNHNSFRNLRHMDWDAIFNHIGFPAFMKPHAGGGWKSVYKVDNPEQMFRSYDETGQLVMLYQEAIDFEDYFRCYCIGGKDVRIMPYEPRNPHHLRYAAEMKTTGDAGKKLLETMTDYVLKLNHALGYDFNTVEFAVRDGIPVAIDFCNPAPDADVHSVGQANFDWVVEAAANMAIERAKRVQKGKDNLTWGTFVRGSVMGTSIVPDAPAKAPKAEKPAKEEKEAKAEKAPKTEKPKKEAEKEEKPKKAKK; from the coding sequence ATGAAAAAAATAGGCATCCTTTTCGGTCAGGAAAATACGTTCCCACAAGCCTTCATTGACCGCGTAAATGAAAAACAAAGCGAATTTCCGGCTGAATTTGTCAGCATCGACCGCGTTGAACAGGGCGTTGCTACCGAGTACGCCGTAATTATCGACCGGATTTCGCAGGACGTGCCCTTCTATAAAGCGTTCCTGAAAAACGCAGCCCTCACCGGCACCGCCGTGGTGAATAACCCCTTCTGGTGGGCCGCCGACGAGAAGTTTTTCAACAATGCGCTGGCCGTTCAGATTGGCGTGCCGGTGCCCAAAACCATTCTGCTGCCCTCCAAAGAACGCCCCGACGACACTAACCACAATTCGTTTCGCAACCTGCGGCACATGGATTGGGATGCCATTTTCAACCACATCGGTTTCCCGGCGTTCATGAAACCCCACGCGGGTGGTGGCTGGAAAAGCGTGTATAAAGTCGATAACCCGGAGCAGATGTTCCGGTCGTACGACGAAACCGGGCAGTTGGTGATGCTGTATCAGGAAGCCATTGATTTTGAAGATTATTTCCGGTGTTACTGCATTGGCGGCAAAGACGTTCGCATTATGCCTTACGAGCCGCGTAACCCGCACCACCTGCGCTATGCCGCCGAGATGAAAACAACGGGCGACGCGGGCAAAAAACTCCTCGAAACCATGACCGACTACGTGCTGAAGCTGAACCACGCCCTCGGTTATGACTTCAACACGGTTGAGTTTGCCGTGCGCGACGGTATCCCCGTTGCCATCGATTTCTGCAACCCCGCCCCCGACGCCGACGTGCATTCGGTTGGGCAAGCCAATTTCGACTGGGTGGTTGAAGCGGCTGCCAACATGGCAATCGAGCGAGCCAAACGCGTGCAGAAAGGCAAAGACAACCTCACATGGGGCACGTTTGTACGCGGTTCCGTGATGGGCACCAGTATTGTACCCGACGCTCCGGCGAAAGCTCCAAAGGCTGAAAAACCGGCAAAGGAAGAAAAAGAAGCGAAAGCCGAAAAAGCTCCGAAGACTGAGAAGCCGAAGAAAGAAGCCGAGAAAGAGGAAAAGCCGAAAAAGGCGAAAAAGTAA